The genome window CTACCTCAAGCTCAAGGTCGCCCACGGTGACCTGACGATCGAGGTGCCGGCGGAGAACGTCGATCTGGTCGGTGTCCGGGACGTCGTCGGCCAGGAGGGCCTCGACCGCGTGTTCGAGGTGCTCCGCGCCCCGTACACCGAGGAGCCGACCAACTGGTCGCGACGTTACAAGGCCAACCTCGAGAAGCTGCAGTCCGGCGACGTCATCAAGGTGGCGGAGGTCGTCCGCGACCTGTCGCGCCGTGACGCGGACCGCGGCCTGTCGGCCGGGGAGAAGCGCATGCTCGCCAAGGCCCGTCAGATCCTCGTCTCGGAGCTCGCGCTCGCCGAGAAGACCGAGGAGGACAAGGCCGAGGCCATCCTCGACGAGGTCCTCGCCTCCTGATCCGCACGCACGACGGCCCGGGTGCAGACGCCCGGGCCGTCTGCTGTGTCGGGGGAGCGCCGGGAGCTGCCACGGTGCACGATGCACACATGACGATCGCCGCTGTCCTCACCGCCGCCGGGAGCGGGTCGCGCCTCGGGCTCGAGCTGCCGAAGGCGGTCGTCCCGGTCGCGGGCGAGTCGCTCGTGGTCCACGCCGCGCGCGCCCTGCTGGCCGCGCGCGCGGCGGACGGGTCGGCCGTCGGCCAGCTCGTCGTCACCGCGCCCGCCGCGCACCTCGACGAGGTCGCCGTGCTGCTCGCCGACGTCGTCGAGGCCGCGGACGTCCGCCTCGACGTCGTCGGCGGGGGACGCACCCGACAGGAGTCCGTCGCGGCAGGCCTCGCGGAGCTGGCCGACGACGTCGACGTCGTCCTCGTGCACGACGCCGCCCGTCCGTTCGCCCCGGTCGAGCTGGTCGCGCGGGTCGTCGACGCGGTGCGCGCGGGCCACCCCGCGGTGGTGCCGGGGCTGCCGGTCGTCGACACCGTGAAGCGTGTGGGCACCGGGGACGGCACGGGACGGCCCGTGCTCGAGACCGTGCCGCGGTCCGACCTGGTCGCGGTCCAGACCCCGCAGGGCTTCGACCGCGAGGTCCTCGAGCGTGCGCACGCGGTCGGCTCGGGCCTGGGCGCGCACGAGGCGACAGCCGCGTCGGACGACGCGGCGCTCGTCGAGGCCGACGGCGTGCCCGTCTGGGTGGTCCCCGGCGACGAGCGCGCCGCCAAGGTGACGACGGCCCGCGACCTGCTGGTCGCACGGGCCCTGACGGCGGGAGCCCTCGCGTGAACGTCCGGACCGGGATCGGCATCGACGTGCACTCCTACGACCCCGACCCGGCCCCCGACGCCGTCCTGCACCTCGCCGGCCTGGAGTGGCCGGGCGAGCGCCCGCTCGCGGGCCACTCCGACGCGGACGTCGCGGCGCACGCCGCCGCCGACGCCCTGCTCTCCGCGGCGGGGCTGGGCGACCTGGGTCTGCAGTTCGGCACCGACGACCCGCGGTGGGCGGGTGCGTCGGGCGCGGCGCTGCTCGCCGAGGCCGCGCGGCGCGTGCGCGCCGCAGGGTTCACGATCGGCAACGTCGCGGTGCAGGTCGTCGGCAACCGTCCCAAGCTGGGTCCGCGTCGGATCGAGGCGCAGGCGGTCCTGTCGATGGCGTGCGGCGCGACGGTGACGGTCGGTGCGACCACGACGGACGGCCTCGGCCTGACGGGCCGCGGCGAGGGTGTCGCGGCCATCGCGACGGCACTGATCACCCTCGACGAGGTCTGAGCCCCCGACCCCGCCGGCGAGTGACCGGTCAGGCGGGCTCCGCTGGCGCGGTCGCCGCCGGCGCGGTCGCCGCCGGGTCCGCGGTGCGCCGCTCGGCGGCGGACGACGGCGGCGGCGCCAGGGTGCGGCGACCCGTGCTGCCCAGCAGGACGCCGCCGACCACGAGCGTGCCCAGCGCGAGCTCGGCGGGCCGGGTCGGCTCGTGCAGGAACAGCCACGAGGAGCCGATCCCGAAGACCGGGACCAGCATCGAGAACGGCGCGACCACGCTCGAGGAGTGGCGGGCCATGAGCCACGTCCACAGGCCCGTCCCCACGACGGTCGCGACGAGCACCGTGAACGCGAGACCGCCGAGCGCGGCCAGGCCGGTGGGCGTCGTCAGGCCGTGGAACGACGCGGCGATCGTCGCCGGCCCCTCCACCAGCAGCGACAGCGCCAGCATCGGCAGGGGCGGGACCACCGTCATCCACATCATGAGCCGGAAGGGCGAGTCGGCCTGCGCCTGGCGGTTGCACAGGTTGCCGAACGCCCACCCGAGCCCGCCGCAGAGCGTGAGGACGACGGGCACGAGCGCCGCACCGCCGTCGAGCCCGGCACGGTGGACGGCGATCCCGCCGAGCCCCACGACGGCGATCGCGACGCCGAGGCCCTGCCGCACCGTGAGGCGCTCGCGCAGCAGCACGGC of Cellulomonas dongxiuzhuiae contains these proteins:
- a CDS encoding CarD family transcriptional regulator, producing the protein MTFTVGETVVYPHHGAAKIEEIKSRTIRGEEKLYLKLKVAHGDLTIEVPAENVDLVGVRDVVGQEGLDRVFEVLRAPYTEEPTNWSRRYKANLEKLQSGDVIKVAEVVRDLSRRDADRGLSAGEKRMLAKARQILVSELALAEKTEEDKAEAILDEVLAS
- the ispD gene encoding 2-C-methyl-D-erythritol 4-phosphate cytidylyltransferase, producing MTIAAVLTAAGSGSRLGLELPKAVVPVAGESLVVHAARALLAARAADGSAVGQLVVTAPAAHLDEVAVLLADVVEAADVRLDVVGGGRTRQESVAAGLAELADDVDVVLVHDAARPFAPVELVARVVDAVRAGHPAVVPGLPVVDTVKRVGTGDGTGRPVLETVPRSDLVAVQTPQGFDREVLERAHAVGSGLGAHEATAASDDAALVEADGVPVWVVPGDERAAKVTTARDLLVARALTAGALA
- the ispF gene encoding 2-C-methyl-D-erythritol 2,4-cyclodiphosphate synthase codes for the protein MNVRTGIGIDVHSYDPDPAPDAVLHLAGLEWPGERPLAGHSDADVAAHAAADALLSAAGLGDLGLQFGTDDPRWAGASGAALLAEAARRVRAAGFTIGNVAVQVVGNRPKLGPRRIEAQAVLSMACGATVTVGATTTDGLGLTGRGEGVAAIATALITLDEV
- a CDS encoding EamA family transporter translates to MPPRHVLLAVLVAVTWGLNFPAIHLSLQQFPPFLLVALRFAVIAVPTLLLVPRPRVAWRWLLGYGAGFGVLQFVFLYLAMDTGMPTGLASLVLQSSAPFTVLLAAVLLRERLTVRQGLGVAIAVVGLGGIAVHRAGLDGGAALVPVVLTLCGGLGWAFGNLCNRQAQADSPFRLMMWMTVVPPLPMLALSLLVEGPATIAASFHGLTTPTGLAALGGLAFTVLVATVVGTGLWTWLMARHSSSVVAPFSMLVPVFGIGSSWLFLHEPTRPAELALGTLVVGGVLLGSTGRRTLAPPPSSAAERRTADPAATAPAATAPAEPA